From Sphingomonas hengshuiensis, one genomic window encodes:
- a CDS encoding aldehyde dehydrogenase family protein, producing MTLTILEPVAPQSARAKAAFDSPASLRMLIGGAWRDGAETMESIDPATGRVIARFPDASEQDVDDAVAAARAAFPGWAATLPAERAATLLRIADILERNIDELAELETLDQGKPLYVGRWAEIPGAIAQFRFFAGQAMAIEGRTITPSINYQPAGKQMAAWTLREPVGVVAAIVPWNSPIVLTAMKLAPALAAGCTIVLKPAEDTSVTALRMAELIEEAGLPAGVLNVVTGRGARCGAVLAAHPDVDKVAFTGSTATGRAILDASKGNLKRVTLELGGKSPVIVLPDADLDLAIPGVANAIFFNAGQVCVAGSRAYVHASIYDRVLEGLAAQAGAIQLGHGLNPATHMGPLVSARQAERVASFVSDAQQQGASIVAGGQRLGDAGTYIRPTIVADVDPDMTIVRDEVFGPVLVVQRYDDIDAVVASANDSVYGLAASIWTESLSHAHRLSRAIQAGSVWINCHSMYDASLPIGGVKQSGFGRDSGIAAMDNYLEWKTVCAVL from the coding sequence ATGACCCTGACCATCCTTGAGCCCGTCGCCCCGCAATCCGCCCGCGCAAAGGCGGCGTTCGATTCGCCCGCGTCGCTGCGGATGCTGATCGGTGGCGCATGGCGGGACGGCGCCGAGACGATGGAATCGATCGATCCCGCCACGGGCCGCGTCATCGCGCGCTTTCCCGATGCGAGCGAACAGGATGTGGACGACGCCGTCGCGGCGGCACGCGCGGCGTTCCCCGGCTGGGCGGCGACGCTGCCCGCCGAACGCGCCGCGACCCTGCTGCGGATCGCCGACATCCTCGAACGCAATATCGACGAGCTGGCCGAGCTGGAGACGCTCGACCAGGGCAAGCCGCTCTATGTCGGCCGCTGGGCCGAGATCCCCGGCGCGATCGCGCAGTTCCGCTTCTTCGCGGGGCAGGCGATGGCGATCGAGGGGCGCACGATCACGCCGTCGATCAACTATCAGCCTGCGGGCAAGCAGATGGCGGCATGGACGCTGCGCGAGCCCGTCGGCGTCGTCGCCGCGATCGTACCGTGGAACTCGCCGATCGTGCTGACCGCAATGAAGCTGGCCCCCGCACTGGCGGCGGGGTGCACCATCGTCCTGAAACCGGCGGAGGACACGTCGGTCACCGCGCTGCGCATGGCCGAGCTGATCGAGGAAGCCGGGCTGCCCGCGGGCGTGCTCAACGTCGTCACCGGGCGCGGCGCGCGCTGCGGCGCGGTGCTCGCGGCGCATCCGGACGTCGACAAGGTCGCCTTCACCGGATCGACCGCCACCGGCCGCGCGATCCTCGACGCGTCGAAGGGCAATCTGAAGCGCGTGACGCTCGAACTCGGCGGCAAGTCGCCGGTGATCGTGCTCCCCGATGCCGATCTCGACCTCGCGATTCCCGGTGTCGCCAATGCGATCTTCTTCAACGCGGGCCAGGTCTGCGTCGCCGGTTCGCGCGCCTATGTCCATGCGTCGATCTATGACCGCGTGCTCGAAGGGCTGGCCGCACAGGCGGGCGCGATCCAGCTTGGCCACGGGCTGAACCCGGCGACGCATATGGGCCCGCTGGTCTCGGCGCGGCAGGCCGAGCGCGTCGCGTCGTTCGTGTCGGACGCGCAGCAGCAGGGCGCGTCGATCGTCGCCGGAGGGCAGCGGCTCGGCGATGCCGGCACCTATATCCGCCCGACGATCGTCGCCGATGTCGACCCCGACATGACGATCGTGCGCGACGAAGTGTTCGGCCCGGTGCTGGTCGTCCAGCGCTATGACGACATCGACGCCGTCGTCGCATCGGCGAACGACAGCGTCTATGGCCTCGCCGCGAGCATCTGGACCGAATCGCTGAGCCACGCGCACCGCCTGTCGCGCGCGATCCAGGCGGGATCGGTGTGGATCAACTGCCACTCGATGTACGACGCCAGCCTGCCGATCGGCGGGGTCAAGCAATCCGGCTTCGGGCGCGACAGCGGCATCGCGGCGATGGACAATTATCTCGAGTGGAAGACGGTCTGCGCGGTTCTGTAA
- a CDS encoding FAD-dependent monooxygenase, with translation MRSGSILIVGGGIGGLTTALAMRQHGFDVDVFEAAPAFANVGAGVTLAPNAMRGFAHLGVADAIGAQSMEPVRQAVRHWQDGRTLMTLERGNRMREEYGAPYYYTHRADLHAILVDAVTQAGGRIHMGAPVTEVAALDDRAELVTAAGTRFSGDLLIGADGVKSAVRRPLDTAAPHFTGHVAVRAVVPVDDELRPFVEMPGNFIGPGKIAVFYPLRGGSLLNLVFFSREAGWTEEGWTIPATRAELQALFAGWCDPVQTMIAHADETQLFKWAINARAPLSSWSIGGRITLLGDAAHAMTPFLGQGASSAIEDGVVLARALAASASVAEALGRYEAARIDRTTMIQSESNQNADRLQGDDAELFGMKKLRNEETLGLFAYDCGTVAV, from the coding sequence ATGCGAAGCGGTTCCATCCTCATCGTCGGCGGCGGCATCGGCGGGCTCACCACCGCGCTCGCGATGCGCCAGCACGGCTTCGACGTCGATGTGTTCGAGGCGGCACCCGCCTTTGCCAATGTCGGCGCGGGCGTGACGCTCGCCCCCAATGCAATGCGCGGCTTCGCGCATCTGGGCGTCGCGGACGCGATCGGCGCCCAGTCGATGGAGCCCGTGCGCCAGGCCGTGCGCCATTGGCAGGACGGCCGCACGCTGATGACGCTCGAGCGCGGCAACCGCATGCGCGAGGAATATGGCGCACCCTATTACTACACCCACCGCGCCGATCTCCACGCGATCCTGGTCGACGCCGTGACGCAGGCGGGCGGGCGCATCCATATGGGCGCGCCGGTGACCGAGGTAGCGGCGCTGGACGATCGCGCGGAGCTGGTCACGGCTGCGGGCACGCGCTTCTCGGGCGATCTGCTGATCGGTGCGGACGGCGTCAAATCGGCGGTCCGCCGCCCGCTCGACACTGCCGCCCCGCATTTCACGGGGCATGTCGCGGTGCGCGCGGTCGTCCCCGTCGACGACGAACTCCGCCCCTTTGTCGAGATGCCGGGCAATTTCATCGGGCCGGGCAAGATCGCCGTCTTCTACCCGTTGCGCGGCGGATCGCTGCTCAACCTCGTGTTTTTCAGCCGCGAGGCGGGCTGGACCGAGGAAGGCTGGACGATCCCCGCCACCCGCGCCGAGCTTCAGGCGTTGTTCGCGGGCTGGTGCGATCCGGTGCAGACGATGATCGCCCATGCCGACGAGACCCAGTTGTTCAAATGGGCGATCAACGCCCGCGCCCCGCTGTCGAGCTGGTCGATCGGCGGGCGCATCACGCTGCTGGGCGACGCCGCCCATGCGATGACGCCATTCCTCGGCCAGGGCGCGTCGAGCGCGATCGAGGATGGCGTGGTGCTCGCCCGCGCGCTGGCCGCTTCGGCGAGCGTGGCGGAGGCGCTGGGGCGCTATGAGGCCGCGCGGATCGATCGCACCACGATGATCCAGAGCGAATCGAACCAGAATGCCGATCGCCTCCAGGGCGACGACGCCGAACTGTTCGGAATGAAGAAGCTCCGCAACGAAGAGACGCTCGGCCTGTTCGCCTATGATTGCGGGACGGTGGCGGTGTGA
- a CDS encoding FAD-dependent oxidoreductase produces MQAEECDVLIVGGGPAGMVLAYALAREGVEVRVLEREAECLADMRASTMHPPTLDMMAELGLLDELETRGLRAAVFQYYNLQNGERYALDMSELADEVAHPYRLQCEQFKLTRLIEGRLKALPNARVDFSTRALSFAEDAEGVTLHAETPMTIHAYRARYVIGADGASSTIRKWLGVEFDGFTYPESFLTLSTDYPIETHLPWTSGVNYVANPPKWSVLLQVPGLWRVLVPVAETMPVAEITGDAFKDRVFADLLGSAVPIETHHRTVYRVHQRVAKEFRRGRMILIGDAAHLNNPLGGFGMNSGIHDAWNLKDKLLRILQDGAAPDPLLDRYARQRRAIASSFVQSQTIANKQALENQGAVEYRERHMAKLTSDAVARRAYLLEQSMVTCMRNETAIE; encoded by the coding sequence ATGCAGGCCGAAGAATGTGACGTCCTGATCGTTGGCGGCGGGCCCGCCGGCATGGTGCTGGCCTATGCGCTGGCGCGCGAGGGTGTCGAAGTGCGGGTATTGGAGCGCGAGGCCGAGTGCCTGGCCGATATGCGCGCATCGACGATGCACCCCCCGACGCTGGACATGATGGCGGAGCTGGGGCTTCTCGACGAGTTGGAAACGCGTGGGCTGCGCGCCGCGGTGTTCCAATATTACAATCTCCAGAATGGCGAACGCTATGCGCTCGACATGAGCGAGCTGGCGGACGAGGTCGCGCACCCGTATCGATTGCAGTGCGAGCAGTTCAAGCTCACGCGCCTCATCGAGGGCCGGTTGAAGGCGCTGCCCAATGCGCGGGTCGATTTCAGCACGCGCGCGCTGAGCTTCGCTGAGGATGCCGAGGGCGTGACGCTCCATGCCGAAACCCCGATGACGATCCACGCCTATCGCGCGCGCTATGTCATCGGTGCCGATGGCGCGAGTTCGACGATCCGCAAATGGCTCGGCGTCGAGTTCGACGGCTTCACCTATCCCGAATCGTTCCTGACGCTGTCGACGGATTACCCGATCGAGACGCATCTGCCCTGGACGTCGGGGGTCAATTACGTCGCCAATCCGCCGAAATGGTCGGTGCTGCTCCAGGTGCCGGGACTCTGGCGCGTGCTGGTGCCGGTGGCCGAGACGATGCCGGTGGCCGAGATCACCGGCGATGCGTTCAAGGACCGGGTGTTCGCCGACCTGCTGGGAAGCGCGGTACCGATCGAGACGCACCACCGCACCGTCTATCGCGTCCACCAGCGCGTGGCGAAGGAGTTTCGGCGCGGGCGCATGATCCTGATCGGCGATGCGGCGCACCTGAACAATCCGCTGGGCGGGTTCGGCATGAATTCGGGCATCCACGATGCGTGGAACCTGAAGGACAAGCTGTTGCGCATCCTGCAGGACGGGGCCGCGCCCGATCCGCTGCTCGATCGCTATGCCCGGCAGCGCCGGGCGATCGCATCGAGCTTCGTCCAGTCGCAGACGATCGCCAACAAACAGGCGCTCGAGAACCAGGGTGCCGTGGAATATCGCGAGCGGCACATGGCGAAGCTGACGAGCGATGCGGTCGCGCGGCGGGCGTATCTGCTCGAACAGAGCATGGTGACGTGCATGCGCAACGAGACGGCGATCGAGTGA
- a CDS encoding alpha/beta fold hydrolase yields the protein MTVRRHFLDLDTRQIHYREREGADSGAPPLVVLHHLPGSAAQMVPLIRAIAGRRVIAPDMAGLGDSDPHPAAAPTIDDFAADVAQGIARLTDGPVDLYGSHTGACVAVALAALAPGLVRRVVLDGVPLWDAVERAAMMARYAPVIEPDHNGSHLLWAHNFCRDQILFWPWYDKSAGALRGAGLPPPRDLHRWVVEVIKAIETFRLGYQAVFDFDMAARLPELGQPTLCVAAKVDPLGDATARAAALLPDAQVHRIDAGVSMPPPEAVAAAVTAFLDR from the coding sequence ATGACCGTGCGCCGCCATTTCCTCGATCTGGACACCCGCCAGATCCATTATCGCGAGCGGGAGGGGGCGGATTCAGGCGCGCCGCCGCTGGTGGTGCTGCACCATCTGCCCGGATCGGCAGCGCAGATGGTGCCGCTGATCCGCGCGATAGCCGGGCGCCGGGTGATCGCGCCCGATATGGCGGGGCTGGGCGACAGCGATCCGCACCCCGCCGCCGCGCCGACCATCGACGATTTCGCAGCCGACGTGGCGCAGGGGATCGCTCGGCTGACCGACGGGCCGGTCGACCTGTACGGATCCCATACCGGCGCGTGCGTCGCGGTCGCGCTGGCGGCACTGGCGCCGGGGCTGGTGCGGCGCGTGGTGCTGGACGGCGTGCCGCTATGGGATGCCGTCGAGCGTGCCGCGATGATGGCGCGCTATGCCCCGGTGATCGAGCCCGATCACAACGGATCGCATTTGTTATGGGCGCATAATTTCTGCCGCGATCAGATATTGTTCTGGCCCTGGTACGACAAATCGGCGGGGGCGCTCCGCGGTGCCGGGCTGCCGCCGCCGCGCGACCTGCATCGCTGGGTGGTCGAAGTCATCAAGGCGATCGAGACCTTTCGGCTGGGGTATCAGGCGGTGTTCGACTTCGACATGGCGGCGCGGTTGCCCGAGCTTGGCCAGCCGACTTTGTGTGTCGCCGCGAAGGTCGATCCGCTGGGCGACGCCACTGCGCGTGCCGCCGCGCTGCTCCCCGATGCGCAGGTCCATCGCATCGACGCGGGCGTCAGCATGCCGCCGCCCGAGGCCGTTGCGGCGGCGGTGACGGCATTCCTCGACCGCTGA
- a CDS encoding alpha/beta hydrolase — protein sequence MTSRDLLVTLAAMLAAGPALAQSGADLAATIDISAPGAPVAPDSIRAASIAFPGGIVAHPGIPYATPIGYRPLTLDVYAPQVPGAAKRPLLIYVHGGAWLLGNPRDAAAYKDWPATLAKMAVRGYVVASISYRLSREAPFPSQIQDVKAAIRFLRANADAYGIDPERIGIWGDSAGGHLVGLAGTTCGVKAFEPVAEAPRRGPAPAPSAPPPSDCVQAVVGWYGIYDFLDEGPVKRPPPPPEDATRLFLGCTVAQCTDDQKRAVSPVTYVDAGDAPMLLIHGSADMAVPPKQSETMAAALKAAGVPAELRIIEGANHGWYAKTPEAIRAASREALALTVDYFDKVLKPGR from the coding sequence ATGACCTCCAGGGACCTTCTCGTCACGCTGGCGGCGATGCTTGCCGCAGGACCCGCGCTCGCCCAATCGGGCGCCGATCTGGCCGCGACGATCGACATCAGCGCGCCCGGCGCGCCCGTCGCCCCGGATTCGATCCGGGCGGCATCGATTGCCTTTCCCGGCGGCATCGTCGCGCATCCGGGCATCCCCTATGCGACGCCGATCGGGTATCGCCCGCTCACGCTGGACGTCTATGCGCCGCAGGTGCCGGGCGCGGCGAAGCGCCCGCTGCTGATCTATGTCCATGGCGGCGCGTGGCTGCTGGGCAATCCGCGTGACGCGGCGGCGTATAAGGACTGGCCGGCGACGCTCGCGAAGATGGCGGTCCGCGGCTATGTCGTCGCGTCGATCAGCTATCGCCTGTCGCGCGAAGCCCCATTTCCGTCGCAGATTCAGGATGTTAAGGCCGCTATCCGGTTCCTGCGCGCCAATGCCGACGCCTATGGCATCGATCCCGAGCGCATCGGCATCTGGGGCGATTCGGCGGGTGGGCATCTCGTCGGGCTCGCAGGGACGACGTGCGGCGTGAAGGCGTTCGAGCCGGTGGCGGAGGCGCCGCGTCGCGGCCCGGCGCCGGCCCCCTCGGCACCGCCGCCCTCGGACTGTGTCCAGGCGGTGGTCGGCTGGTATGGCATCTATGATTTTCTGGACGAAGGCCCGGTGAAGCGTCCGCCGCCGCCGCCGGAGGACGCGACGCGGCTGTTCCTGGGCTGCACCGTCGCGCAATGCACCGACGACCAGAAGCGCGCGGTTTCGCCCGTGACCTATGTCGACGCGGGTGACGCGCCGATGCTGCTGATCCATGGCAGCGCCGACATGGCGGTGCCGCCGAAGCAGAGCGAGACGATGGCGGCGGCGCTCAAGGCGGCCGGGGTGCCGGCGGAACTGCGGATCATCGAAGGCGCCAACCATGGCTGGTACGCCAAGACCCCCGAGGCGATCCGCGCCGCCAGCCGCGAGGCGTTGGCGCTGACGGTGGATTATTTCGACAAGGTTTTGAAGCCAGGGCGCTGA
- a CDS encoding FAD-binding oxidoreductase, with protein sequence MSAVPLLDTLRGAVGDDHVLTGDAALPFATDVYALLGAPVAMVRPDSVEALQAVVRACAAAGHSVQLRGGGASYTDGYQSRDAGYVLVDLGRLNRIVEIDTHGGFVTVEAGMTWAALSDALAAKGFRTPFRGPFSGLVATIGGSMSQNSISHGSGMYGISAESVLALDIVTADGALLRTGAGALGGLPFARHFGPDLTGLFTGDCGAFGIKARITLPILRQRPTHGVISFAFPDFAATHESMRRIALERVEDTHFALDAALSQGQIARQERAGATLSMALSILRTSPSTMAGVRQVIAAGLLARRQIRASAYMTHYIVEGFDKREVNARLHRLRQLVAGLGSEIAPTVASVVRGMPFAPLFNTLGPAGERWVPVHGILPHRAVPGFHAALESFYAAQKPEMERLGVWTGGMFSAVGTSGFLYEIALYWPGAITDYHRAAVPADYLAALPTYPDSAEVNAFVHGFKAGLIALYAEHGAGQFQIGKAYPYLDRVEPPVRGLIEAIKTRLDPQRRIAPGNLGL encoded by the coding sequence GTGAGCGCCGTGCCGTTGCTCGACACGCTGCGCGGGGCGGTCGGCGACGACCATGTCCTGACCGGCGACGCGGCGCTCCCCTTCGCGACCGATGTGTACGCGCTGCTCGGCGCACCGGTCGCAATGGTCCGCCCCGACAGCGTCGAGGCGTTGCAGGCCGTCGTGCGCGCGTGCGCGGCGGCGGGGCACAGCGTCCAGCTCCGCGGCGGCGGCGCATCCTATACCGATGGCTATCAGTCGCGCGATGCGGGCTATGTGCTGGTCGATCTCGGGCGGCTGAACCGCATCGTGGAGATCGACACCCATGGCGGCTTCGTCACGGTCGAGGCGGGCATGACCTGGGCGGCGCTGTCCGACGCGCTGGCGGCAAAGGGTTTCCGCACGCCGTTTCGCGGGCCCTTTTCGGGGCTGGTGGCGACGATCGGCGGATCGATGTCGCAGAATTCGATCAGCCATGGATCGGGGATGTACGGCATCTCCGCCGAATCGGTGCTGGCGCTCGACATCGTCACGGCGGACGGCGCCCTGCTGCGCACCGGCGCGGGCGCGCTGGGCGGGCTGCCCTTCGCGCGGCATTTCGGTCCCGACCTCACCGGGCTGTTCACCGGCGATTGCGGCGCATTCGGGATCAAGGCGCGGATCACGCTGCCGATCCTGCGCCAGCGCCCGACGCACGGCGTTATCTCCTTCGCCTTCCCCGATTTCGCCGCGACGCACGAAAGCATGCGGCGGATCGCACTGGAGCGAGTCGAGGACACGCATTTCGCGCTCGACGCCGCGCTGTCACAGGGCCAGATCGCGCGGCAGGAGCGCGCGGGCGCGACGCTTTCGATGGCGCTGTCGATCCTGCGCACCTCGCCCTCCACGATGGCGGGCGTCCGTCAGGTGATCGCCGCGGGCCTGCTCGCCCGGCGCCAGATCCGCGCTTCGGCCTATATGACGCATTACATCGTCGAGGGGTTCGACAAGCGCGAAGTCAATGCCCGCCTCCACCGCCTGCGCCAGCTCGTCGCGGGGCTGGGCAGCGAGATCGCGCCGACGGTGGCGTCGGTGGTGCGCGGGATGCCCTTCGCGCCACTGTTCAACACGCTTGGCCCGGCGGGCGAGCGCTGGGTGCCGGTCCACGGCATCCTGCCCCACCGCGCCGTCCCCGGCTTCCATGCCGCGCTGGAATCGTTCTACGCCGCGCAAAAGCCCGAGATGGAGCGGCTGGGGGTGTGGACCGGGGGCATGTTCTCCGCGGTCGGCACCAGCGGGTTCCTGTATGAGATCGCACTCTACTGGCCCGGCGCGATCACCGACTATCACCGCGCAGCAGTGCCCGCCGACTATCTCGCCGCGCTGCCCACCTATCCCGATAGCGCCGAGGTCAACGCCTTCGTCCATGGCTTCAAGGCCGGGCTGATCGCGCTCTATGCCGAACATGGCGCCGGCCAGTTCCAGATCGGCAAGGCCTATCCCTATCTCGACCGCGTCGAGCCGCCGGTGCGCGGCCTGATCGAGGCAATCAAGACCCGGCTCGATCCCCAGCGGCGGATCGCGCCCGGCAATCTCGGGCTCTGA
- a CDS encoding class I SAM-dependent methyltransferase, with protein sequence MLNTFQQSWHAMLPTNSVDEGARQEFAKSLKQFIQQGILPGLGPVYQARAARRFEREQGRPPADRHDIRKAMVPDLYFQSYAAVNRISQELLWESVIDSIDHDLDRLRAEAEAQSGRNKGQLLIPETFDVPRYVAALDIHCMPGGYAGDGRTSDVGLGVLYDRGVYLYSMGYTGPNNDDLGRSVCNYIKRRLDGFTPKRILDLGCTVGHSTLPYKELFPEAEVWGVDVAAPQVRYAHARAGALGFDVNFAQMNAEATSFPDGHFDLVVSHILLHETSGKAMPRVFAECHRLLAPGGYMIHADLPPFDLMDPFTQFILDNETYYNNEPFWGAMRERDQVELAVKAGFDRDAIRFDTAPMAVMEFAAAADGYSQDAAGAVADREFTAGEFAPGGGWEVLIAQKQKG encoded by the coding sequence ATGCTCAACACCTTTCAGCAATCGTGGCACGCGATGCTGCCGACCAATTCGGTGGACGAGGGCGCGCGGCAGGAATTCGCCAAGAGCCTGAAGCAGTTCATCCAGCAGGGCATCCTCCCCGGCCTTGGCCCGGTGTACCAGGCGCGCGCCGCCCGCCGCTTCGAACGCGAACAGGGCCGCCCGCCCGCCGACCGCCACGACATCCGCAAGGCGATGGTCCCCGATCTGTATTTCCAGAGCTATGCCGCGGTGAACCGGATCAGCCAGGAACTGCTGTGGGAAAGCGTGATCGACAGCATCGACCATGATCTCGACCGCCTCCGCGCCGAGGCGGAGGCGCAGTCGGGGCGCAACAAGGGGCAGTTGCTGATCCCCGAGACGTTCGACGTGCCCCGCTATGTCGCCGCGCTCGACATTCATTGCATGCCCGGCGGCTATGCCGGCGACGGACGCACCAGCGATGTCGGGCTGGGCGTGCTCTATGATCGCGGCGTCTATCTCTATTCGATGGGCTATACCGGCCCCAATAACGACGATCTGGGCCGGTCGGTCTGCAATTATATCAAGCGGCGGCTGGACGGCTTCACGCCGAAGCGCATCCTCGACCTGGGCTGCACCGTCGGCCATTCGACGCTGCCCTATAAGGAGCTGTTCCCCGAGGCGGAGGTGTGGGGCGTCGACGTCGCCGCGCCGCAGGTGCGCTATGCCCATGCCCGCGCGGGCGCGCTCGGCTTCGACGTCAATTTCGCGCAGATGAATGCAGAGGCGACCAGCTTCCCCGACGGGCATTTCGATCTGGTCGTCAGCCACATCCTGCTCCACGAAACCTCGGGCAAGGCGATGCCAAGGGTGTTCGCGGAGTGTCACCGGCTGCTCGCGCCCGGCGGATACATGATCCACGCCGATCTGCCGCCCTTCGACCTGATGGACCCGTTCACCCAGTTCATCCTGGACAACGAAACCTATTACAACAACGAGCCTTTCTGGGGCGCGATGCGCGAACGGGATCAGGTCGAGCTGGCAGTGAAGGCCGGGTTCGATCGCGACGCGATCCGGTTCGACACCGCGCCGATGGCGGTGATGGAGTTCGCCGCCGCCGCCGATGGCTATAGCCAGGATGCGGCCGGCGCAGTCGCCGACCGCGAGTTCACCGCAGGCGAGTTCGCCCCCGGCGGCGGCTGGGAAGTGCTGATCGCGCAGAAGCAGAAGGGTTGA
- a CDS encoding DUF3089 domain-containing protein, producing MRRLLIAGALFALPLPALGQSFDTTTPPPAPDYAEAGAWASRPGAPGAAATVPQGATPAAKVAKVALFYVHPTTFRHAVQWNQDLADAATNAWTDASVIARQASIFNGCCAIYAPRYRQAVARAVGMLDGEGGKAFALAYTDVERAFDAFLKAIGDRPFILAGHSQGGSHLATLLAKRIDGTPLAKRMVAAYVLGYNLSEGDFGTTYRTIKPCDRGTQTGCVVGWNSVTGDADRAMLGGLMQQRFVKLHGEGPGKAVFCVNPLTFDRSKPAAAKSASLGAVPGDPGAGPVAAPVAGKVAAECRDGFLVVDADPALDLKPLPGGSLHFHDMGLFYADIRANASARAAAYLREHRK from the coding sequence ATGCGGCGCTTGCTGATCGCGGGCGCATTGTTCGCCCTGCCACTGCCCGCGCTGGGGCAGTCGTTCGACACGACCACGCCGCCGCCCGCGCCGGACTATGCAGAGGCGGGCGCATGGGCTTCGCGTCCGGGCGCGCCGGGCGCTGCCGCCACGGTGCCGCAGGGTGCTACGCCAGCGGCGAAAGTGGCGAAGGTCGCCTTATTCTACGTTCACCCGACAACGTTCCGCCACGCGGTCCAGTGGAACCAGGATCTTGCCGACGCGGCCACCAACGCATGGACCGACGCGAGCGTGATTGCGCGGCAGGCGTCGATCTTCAACGGATGCTGCGCGATCTATGCGCCGCGCTATCGCCAGGCAGTGGCGCGTGCGGTGGGGATGCTGGACGGCGAGGGGGGCAAGGCGTTCGCGCTGGCCTATACCGACGTTGAGCGGGCGTTCGACGCCTTCCTGAAGGCGATCGGCGACCGGCCCTTTATCCTTGCCGGGCATAGCCAGGGCGGGTCGCATCTCGCCACGCTGCTGGCAAAGCGGATCGACGGCACGCCGCTCGCGAAGCGCATGGTGGCCGCCTATGTGCTCGGCTACAACCTGTCCGAGGGTGATTTCGGCACGACCTATCGCACGATCAAGCCGTGCGACCGTGGTACCCAGACCGGGTGCGTGGTCGGTTGGAACAGCGTCACCGGCGACGCCGACCGTGCGATGCTGGGCGGGCTGATGCAGCAGCGCTTCGTCAAGCTGCACGGCGAAGGCCCCGGCAAGGCGGTGTTCTGCGTCAATCCGCTGACGTTCGACCGCAGCAAGCCCGCAGCGGCGAAGTCGGCGAGCCTGGGCGCTGTGCCGGGCGATCCGGGGGCGGGGCCGGTCGCGGCGCCGGTTGCGGGCAAGGTGGCTGCCGAATGCCGCGACGGTTTCCTCGTGGTCGATGCCGACCCCGCGCTCGACCTCAAGCCGCTGCCCGGCGGGAGCCTGCATTTTCACGACATGGGGCTGTTCTACGCCGACATCCGCGCCAACGCATCGGCGCGCGCGGCGGCCTATCTTCGGGAGCACCGCAAATGA